From Tachypleus tridentatus isolate NWPU-2018 chromosome 8, ASM421037v1, whole genome shotgun sequence, a single genomic window includes:
- the LOC143224060 gene encoding degenerin deg-1-like, giving the protein MIIIQPPISLSDLIFLVYLPLRDFDLSPAALLTFHAPHVAPNIHNYATRWTVNPGRLYEYHFSQRTALMLPPPYRTNCTNYEMIGTTPARPGLLDENLCVLECVANVTYKECGSLCVDSSPFSIESQYKMGMKTKGTSYKCYKKVLKELNFLHHCKGVCRQPCRKVTYVIEQETRVWPLSNEEEKLKVILLYGLQEIKKITSEKIDDEFIKNQLLLVSIHPSKSESLIYSYYPSFQDIELFGYFGGYLGMWLGFSVLSISDTILTLLSRLFSRCHKKQVITDSSNSNYQKNVAKGSKLHKSISVITVTDFP; this is encoded by the exons ATGATCATTATCCAACCTCCGATTTCTCTTTCAGACCTGATTTTTCTAGTTTACTTGCCATTAAGAGACTTCGATCTGAGTCCGGCAGCTCTCCTTACTTTTCATGCACCTCATGTAGCACCAAATATCCACAATTATGCCACTAGGTGGACCGTTAATCCAGGACGTTTGTATGAGTATCACTTTTCTCAG AGGACAGCACTCATGTTGCCTCCGCCGTATCGCACTAACTGTACGAATTATGAAATGATTGGTACAACACCAgcaagaccaggacttctggacgaaaat TTGTGCGTTTTGGAATGCGTAGCAAATGTAACTTACAAGGAGTGTGGAAGTTTATGTGTTGATTCATCTCCATTTTCTATAGAATCGCAGTATAAAATGGGAATGAAAACAAAAG GAACTTCTTACAAATGCTATAAAAAAGTCTTGAAAGAGTTGAATTTTCTGCACCACTGTAAAGGTGTCTGTCGACAACCGTGTAG AAAAGTAACCTACGTCATAGAACAGGAAACGAGGGTCTGGCCTCTATCAAATGAAGAAGAAAAG CTTAAAGTCATACTTTTGTATGGCctacaagaaataaagaaaatcacATCTGAAAAAATTGATGACGAATTTATAAA GAATCAGCTGCTACTTGTTTCAATACATCCCAGCAAATCAGAGAGTCTTATCTACAGTTATTACCCAAGTTTTCAG GACATTGAACTTTTTGGCTACTTTGGGGGGTACCTAGGAATGTGGCTAGGTTTTTCGGTACTCAGTATATCAGACACTATTCTAACTCTACTTTCAAGGTTGTTCTCCAGATGTCACAAAAAGCAAGTAATAACGGATTCATCTAATAGTAATTACCAGAAGAATGTGGCCAAGGGCAGTAAACTTCACAAATCTATTTCAGTTATCACTGTTACAGATTTTCCTTAG